A genomic window from Cyprinus carpio isolate SPL01 chromosome A2, ASM1834038v1, whole genome shotgun sequence includes:
- the foxc1a gene encoding LOW QUALITY PROTEIN: forkhead box C1-A (The sequence of the model RefSeq protein was modified relative to this genomic sequence to represent the inferred CDS: inserted 2 bases in 1 codon; deleted 14 bases in 9 codons; substituted 5 bases at 5 genomic stop codons) → MQARYSVLRPKHSLGSRGRTSAATQSFNYRAGVPPARRGVQTGMASPTXAMYSHAAHEQYPLRPAWRGAYGTVHGASTQPQPKDYGKTATTQPAVPSYIALIHDGHPETPRNKKVTLNGIXFSSIMERFSSPFPPKKKKTPFTGTTSQGWQNSIRNTILVRLNECFWVKRCPANDKKNLGKRQLTTGPPSTLPRNSYNMVEKRAALXGRRRRFKKKDASKDKKSELXRKSAFPRQQQNQPPHKAARGRDQEQSGVPATQPVCAIQETIKTENGTFPEGHRAPPQAVSPSLRTVPKIESPETAASSSMSSGSPHSIPSTLRSTQPGQRRGTAAAASTAGQQHRHHHGKGPSDPSAGFSVDNIMTPSAAGPQAPGELTPSLVASSRTGITPTLSLKTIPPNQTSVYSSPCSQNSISTTSTATYQNCNMQAMSLYAGGDRSGHLAATTPWTKLCPIYSITTHHVVLKPREILRRATMAHQGRLASWYLNTGKEVGDIGDMCAAXHEKLQNFHSVREMFESQXLNNSPVNGKNSCQMSFFPLLSPLSRVSAHIPHVRGFLCMTAGKF, encoded by the exons ATGCAGGCGCGCTATTCCGTCCTCCGTCCCAAACACTCGCTGGGGAGTCGTGGCCGTACATCAGCAGCGACGCAAAGTTTTAATTACCGGGCAGGGGTACCGCCGGCCCGGAGGGGGGTACAAACCGGGATGGCCAGCCCCACATGAGCAATGTACTCTCACGCGGCCCATGAGCAGTACCCCCTGCGCCCAGCATGGCGAGGGGCGTACGGAACCGTACACGGAGCATCGACGCAGCCGCAGCCCAAGGATTATGGTAAAACCGCGACAACGCAACCAGCCGTACCAAGTTACATTGCGCTCATCCACGATGGCCATCCAGAAACTCCCCGGAACAAGAAGGTGACCCTAAACGgcatttaattcagttcaataatgGAGCGCTTTTCCTCcccttttccccccaaaaaaaaaaaaaccccttttacAGGGACAACAAGCCAGGGCTGGCAGAACAGTATCAGAAACACAATTCTGGTC CGCCTGAACGAGTGCTTTTGGGTCAAAAGGTGCCCCGCGAATGACAAAAAGAACCTGGGCAAAAGGCAGCTAACTACTGGTCCTCCATCGACACTACCTCGGAACTCGTAC AATATGGTTGAGAAACGTGCAGCTTTGTGAGGGCGACGGCGGCGTTTCAAAAAGAAGGACGCCTCAAAGGATAAGAAGAGCGAACTGTGAAGGAAAAGCGCCTTCCCCCGCCAGCAGCAGAATCAGCCGCCCCACAAAGCAGCAAGA GGCCGCGACCAGGAGCAGTCGGGGGTGCCGGCTACGCAGCCCGTGTGCGCCATTCAGGAGACGATTAAAACCGAGAACGGCACGTTCCCAGAAGGGCACCGAGCGCCGCCGCAGGCTGTTTCGCCCTCGCTAAGA ACTGTTCCCAAGATTGAGAGCCCCGAGACAGCAGCAAGCAGCAGCATGTCGAGCGGCAGCCCGCACAGCATCCCGTCCACACTCCGCTCTACTCAGCCTGGACAGCGCCGgggaacagcagcagcagcaagcaCAGCAGGGCAGCAGCATCGACACCACCACGGCAAAGGCCCGTCAGACCCCAGCGCAGGCTTCAGCGTGGATAACATAATGACC CCCTCCGCGGCTGGTCCTCAAGCTCCAGGCGAGCTCACCCCGTCTCTCGTGGCCTCCTCACGGACAGGTATAACTCCCACATTGTCCCTGAAAACTATTCCGCCCAATCAGACGTCCGTG TATAGCTCGCCCTGCAGCCAGAACTCTATCTCG ACTACCTCCACGGCCACCTATCAAAACTGCAACATGCAGGCCATGAGCTTGTACGCGGGA GGGGATCGCTCGGGACACCTGGCCGCCACTACACCGTGGACGAAACTCTGCCCGATTTACTCGATCACGACACACCACGTCGTCCTTAAACCACGGGAAATCCTCAGGAGGGCCACCATGGCGCACCAAGGGCGCCTCGCGTCATGGTACCTAAACACCGGTAAG GAGGTTGGAGACATTGGCGACATGTGCGCTGCGTAGCATGAGAAGTTGCAGAACTTCCATTCGGTTCGAGAGATGTTTGAATCGCA TCTGAATAATTCACCGGTGAACGGGAAGAACAGCTGTCAAATGTCGTTTTTTCCGCTCCTTTCCCCACTTTCCCGAGTCAGCGCCCATATACCGCACGTCAGGGGCTTTTTGTGTATGACTGCAGGCAAGTTTTGA